CCTTGCGTGATTTAGTTATATGTATGTGATGGGCTATCTATGAATGGTTAttctaccccaaactttttgtcaaaaaatcagAACTTTAacttcaatcctaaattttcgcgacagatttttttttttttttttttggtaaaaaaatcgACTTTAGAGGATGAAAGCTAGAGTTCGGATTTTCATATgaaattgattgtgatttggtTGGATGGCTCGCGTGATTTAGGTATCCGTATGTGACCGGCGCGGCTTTGGTCGCAGTCGAGTACAAAGATGGGATTCTGATGGCTGCTGACATGGGAGGTTAGCTTCTTTGCTTCATCGGTCTTGCGATTCCCTGATGCTGGTGCGCTTTGATTTGAACAATTTGTTGCTTTCGCTAGGGAGAAATTTTGGCTCTTTTGTCTGTGTTCGGGATTAGATATCTGTCGAGGCCGTAGAATGATGATCGAGATGTTTGAGTCGAGTTTTGATGAGTTTAAGATGCTAAAATTGTTGTTGCTTCTTGATATGATTGAGGAATtcagattaattttttttgcttcaCTACACCTTTTGTTCTAGCAtgctatatatatacatatatatatatatatatatatatatatatatatatatatgtgtatatatatatagatgttACGAAGTACCGATACTTTCCGAGAGCCTCCGTATCGTGTCAGGTGTCAACAAGTGTTAGGTGTCGGTGTCAGTCTTGGTTCTACTTAATATATCTGCTCATTATGAACATAAGTCTTGACTAGTCATGCCAGAAGGAAATATTCTACTGCttctgtattttcttccatttcacTATTTCTGCCTATTAAAGTTATCATTACTACATAGCTTTCGAAGTTTTTTAACTTTAGATAGTATAGTGATCTCAAAATGGTTTCCAATTGTTGGTTGCTTACATGCTCTGGTAACATGGTTATTGAGTCCTACATTATCCTTAATTGTGAGTATGTTAGTTTCCGGCTTATCGATGTTCTGATAGCGAGAAATATTTCGCAGGTTCTTATGGATCCACCTTGAGATACAAAACTATTGAGCAAATAAAGCCTATTGGAAAACATTCTCTCCTGGGTGCGAGCGGAGAGATAAGTGATTTTCAGGAGATATTGCGTTACCTTGATGAACTGATGTATGTATCAATTGATTAAGATTACAAGCAgcgatttcttttttattgccgAATATTTGTTACCTTGCTTCTCTAACTTTGAGGCGGCTTCTGACTAAGACTGTTGATTTTGGGGTCTGTTGTTGCAGTCTTTACGACAATATGTGGGATGACGGGAATTCCTTGGGGCCCAAAGAGGTGCATAATTATCTGACTCAGGTTATGTATAATAGGCGGAACAAGTTCAACCCATTGTGGAACTCACTAGTTCTAGGTGGAGTTAAGAATGGACAGAAATATCTTGGCATGGTAGGCCTCGACCCTTGGTGAGATTCGTTGGAATTTTCAGAATGTTGTCGAATTCTCATTCACTTGGCGTGCAATTTTATCCAGGTTAGCATGATAGGCGTGAGTTTCAAAGAAAACCATGTGGCTACTGGGTTTGGCAATCACCTTGCACGGCCAATTCTTCGTGACGAGTGGAACGAGAACTTGAGTTTTGAAGATGCTGTTAAGCTATTGGGGAAGTGCATGCGCATTCTTCTGTATCGTGATAGATCTGCAGTCAATAAGATTCAGGTTCTAGTTTTATCTGTGTTATTGTTTATGGTTTTCGTCACTTCTCGATGTTTGCATATGCAGCATACTATAAGGTTAGGATGTGATAATACCATATCAGTTGTTggcattttcttcctcttactCATATAATTACGTGATTTTGATGAACTGATGCACACTTACGCATCCTTCTTTTGTTGAGGAAAGGATGTCTTATCTGGGACTGAGGGAGAATTACAGTGTATTATCTTGTGGATAACCCAGTTGCACAACCAGCCTCCACATATAACTCTGGCCCCTTTTGGATCCACCATTGCCCAATTCATTCCTCTCTACAATTTTACTTAAGCAGGTCCAACCCACCTGTGATGCATGGTTGTTACCTGGATGTACAATGATTAGTCATGGATGACCTGCATTGGTTCGTATCCTAAAAATTCTGGGGAGATGTTTCCAGACAGATTTGAAGTCTGCATCGTGAGGAAGAATAATGAGGATGAATATCAAGTTGTTTCAAGATCTCTGTCCCCTAAATCTTCTTCCCTGTATGCTAGTTTTTGGATAATTAGGAATCCCCAGAGGCTAAGTAACAATTGGAACCCAGGAGATGTCATACTGTTCTTTGGCCATTTTAAAGGATCTTAGCCTTTTATCTTGACTTTTGAGAACTGGAACTGGTAGCGCTTGAATATGTCGTTAATTGGGTctcatctttttcttgcttcGGAGCTGTTCTTCAT
This region of Eucalyptus grandis isolate ANBG69807.140 chromosome 8, ASM1654582v1, whole genome shotgun sequence genomic DNA includes:
- the LOC104457399 gene encoding proteasome subunit beta type-4 isoform X1, producing the protein MQELCKHPFVLVRLPMPEDACDSYEIDCYSSLLVHRRCPKMYGKGLKDYVEQVPGSRSGSLFSERTLYPYVTGAALVAVEYKDGILMAADMGGSYGSTLRYKTIEQIKPIGKHSLLGASGEISDFQEILRYLDELILYDNMWDDGNSLGPKEVHNYLTQVMYNRRNKFNPLWNSLVLGGVKNGQKYLGMVSMIGVSFKENHVATGFGNHLARPILRDEWNENLSFEDAVKLLGKCMRILLYRDRSAVNKIQIVKITEEGTTNFPPYSLKTFWGFESYENPTAGEEGHHLKMTN
- the LOC104457399 gene encoding proteasome subunit beta type-4 isoform X3, translating into MDARTLRCPKMYGKGLKDYVEQVPGSRSGSLFSERTLYPYVTGAALVAVEYKDGILMAADMGGSYGSTLRYKTIEQIKPIGKHSLLGASGEISDFQEILRYLDELILYDNMWDDGNSLGPKEVHNYLTQVMYNRRNKFNPLWNSLVLGGVKNGQKYLGMVSMIGVSFKENHVATGFGNHLARPILRDEWNENLSFEDAVKLLGKCMRILLYRDRSAVNKIQIVKITEEGTTNFPPYSLKTFWGFESYENPTAGEEGHHLKMTN
- the LOC104457399 gene encoding proteasome subunit beta type-4 isoform X2; the encoded protein is MQELCKHPFVLVRLPMPEDACDSYEIDCYSSLLVHRRCPKMYGKGLKDYVEQVPGSRSGSLFSERTLYPYVTGAALVAVEYKDGILMAADMGGSYGSTLRYKTIEQIKPIGKHSLLGASGEISDFQEILRYLDELILYDNMWDDGNSLGPKEVHNYLTQVMYNRRNKFNPLWNSLVLGGVKNGQKYLGMVSMIGVSFKENHVATGFGNHLARPILRDEWNENLSFEDAVKLLGKCMRILLYRDRSAVNKIQIVKITEEGTTNFPPYSLKTFWGFESYENPTAGEEGLW